A DNA window from Thiobacillus denitrificans ATCC 25259 contains the following coding sequences:
- a CDS encoding AEC family transporter, with the protein MSPELAQRLLLETLLPLALLIAAGGIWPRWQSGISIVGLRGEINRLVLNFFAPMLFFAAGASATVDFELLQLPLILGGATLAGLALAALALFATPLGRGLSHPQRGAVMLAAGFGNVLFFGYPFLTTVFGESGARYPFFADMLATTPLVWSLGVWIAFRCGKHTEHASFLRMWLRLPPVWGFAAGVALNVSGAGLAPLVEAARWAGSPTIPLMLFVLGLTIPWHDLRPHKAVLVALSIKLALMPLIALGIALAWPGSLGEPGEAGVLEAAMPTMVMVIALADRFGLDARLAGLVMGWSTLAGLVTLPSWLWLLKGLAS; encoded by the coding sequence ATGTCTCCCGAACTCGCGCAGCGACTGCTGCTTGAAACCCTGCTTCCGCTCGCCTTGCTGATCGCCGCGGGCGGAATCTGGCCGCGCTGGCAGAGCGGCATCTCAATCGTCGGCCTGCGCGGCGAAATCAACCGGCTGGTCCTCAACTTCTTCGCGCCGATGCTGTTCTTCGCCGCAGGGGCCTCGGCGACCGTCGACTTCGAGCTGCTGCAGCTGCCGCTCATCCTCGGCGGCGCGACGCTCGCGGGTCTCGCGCTCGCGGCCCTCGCGCTCTTCGCGACGCCGCTGGGGCGCGGTCTTTCGCATCCACAGCGCGGCGCTGTCATGCTCGCAGCGGGCTTCGGCAACGTCCTGTTCTTCGGCTATCCCTTCCTGACCACCGTGTTCGGCGAGTCGGGCGCGCGCTACCCCTTCTTCGCCGACATGCTCGCGACGACGCCGCTGGTCTGGTCGCTCGGCGTGTGGATCGCGTTCCGCTGCGGGAAGCACACCGAGCATGCCTCGTTTCTGCGGATGTGGCTCCGGCTGCCGCCGGTCTGGGGGTTCGCGGCCGGGGTCGCGCTCAACGTCTCGGGCGCCGGGCTCGCACCGCTGGTCGAAGCCGCGCGGTGGGCCGGCAGTCCGACGATTCCGTTGATGCTGTTCGTGCTGGGGCTCACGATTCCCTGGCACGATCTGCGCCCGCACAAGGCGGTCCTGGTCGCGCTCTCGATCAAGCTCGCCCTGATGCCGCTGATCGCGCTCGGCATCGCGCTCGCGTGGCCCGGCAGTCTCGGCGAACCCGGCGAAGCCGGCGTCCTAGAAGCCGCAATGCCGACCATGGTCATGGTCATCGCGCTGGCCGACCGGTTCGGCCTCGACGCGCGTCTCGCCGGGCTTGTCATGGGCTGGTCAACGCTGGCGGGATTGGTTACGCTGCCATCCTGGCTATGGCTGTTGAAAGGGCTCGCATCATGA
- a CDS encoding EAL domain-containing response regulator gives MSDDPLHPHPQRSTVSSFPARPRILVVDDEILILEGMRRLLAARDYDVTTANGGCEALIAIGKQQFDVILLDLGMPDLSGAEVLRFVADRSADTPVIVVSGDSTIDAAIRALRGGAADFVRKPYEPEELLRRVDNTLTRRRLERENNHILQRLQQSEKWHRFLVNSSPDFIYTLDCDGRFTFVNDRVESLLGYTREDLLGQHYSTIIHEEDLARAEHVFNERRAGDRSARNIEIRLKCNPGMRRPRLMNGRCKAVELTATGMYDEDATLFERRFIGSYGVAKDVTERKQAEETVHYQAYHDLLTGLPNRALFRDHLALMLAQAKRSHKTLAVLSLDLDHFKVINDSLGHTIGDELLLAVGARLRQCLREGDTLARLGGDEFAVLLPTLLSRGDVEQICRKIIQVLSRPVYVKGHEIYISVSIGACVAPDDGEMIDSLIRQAEIAMYQAKAQGRSRLQFWEAGMQAPYSERMQIEADLRRALARNEFVLFYQPQVDTVSGEVRGFEALLRWWHPQRGFLSPAEFIPVAEESGVIVPIGDWVLREASAQMAEWRRAGLPQVRLSVNISARQLESPDFVESVMRAVQVHALDGQQIELEITESLLMRDFEANAIKLGRLSASGIRLAIDDFGTGYSSFKYLSRFPIHTLKIDQSFIQELEREENLSIVNAMVAMGRGMNLNVVAEGVETQSQLACLQQMQCHEMQGHYYSVPMSGHDATALLGRHTRGFVEAAG, from the coding sequence GTGTCAGACGACCCCTTGCATCCCCACCCGCAGCGGAGCACGGTGAGCAGCTTCCCCGCGCGTCCGCGCATCCTCGTCGTGGACGACGAGATCTTGATCCTCGAAGGCATGCGGCGGCTGCTCGCGGCGCGCGACTACGACGTGACGACCGCGAACGGCGGCTGCGAGGCCCTGATCGCGATCGGCAAGCAGCAGTTCGACGTCATCCTGCTCGATCTCGGCATGCCCGACCTGAGCGGCGCCGAAGTGCTGCGTTTCGTCGCGGACCGCAGCGCGGACACGCCGGTGATCGTCGTGTCCGGAGACAGCACGATCGACGCCGCGATCCGCGCGCTCAGGGGCGGCGCAGCCGACTTCGTGCGCAAGCCCTACGAGCCCGAGGAGCTGCTGCGCCGCGTCGACAACACGCTTACGCGCCGTCGCCTCGAACGCGAAAACAACCACATCCTGCAGCGGCTGCAGCAATCCGAGAAGTGGCACCGCTTCCTCGTCAACAGTTCGCCCGATTTCATCTACACGCTCGACTGCGACGGCCGCTTCACCTTCGTCAACGACCGCGTCGAAAGCCTGCTCGGCTACACGCGCGAGGACCTGCTCGGACAGCACTACAGCACGATCATCCACGAGGAGGACCTCGCGCGCGCGGAGCACGTCTTCAACGAACGGCGGGCCGGCGACCGCAGCGCGCGCAACATCGAGATCCGCCTCAAGTGCAACCCGGGCATGCGGCGGCCGCGCCTCATGAACGGCCGCTGCAAGGCCGTCGAGCTGACCGCGACGGGCATGTATGACGAAGACGCCACGCTTTTCGAGCGCCGCTTCATCGGCAGCTACGGCGTCGCGAAAGACGTCACCGAGCGCAAGCAGGCCGAGGAGACCGTGCATTACCAGGCCTATCACGACCTGCTCACCGGTCTGCCGAACCGCGCGCTGTTCCGCGATCACCTCGCGCTGATGCTCGCGCAGGCCAAGCGCAGCCACAAGACCCTGGCCGTGCTGAGTCTCGATCTCGATCATTTCAAGGTCATCAACGACTCGCTCGGCCATACCATAGGCGACGAACTGCTGCTCGCGGTCGGCGCGCGCCTGCGCCAGTGCCTGCGCGAGGGCGACACGCTCGCGCGCCTCGGCGGCGACGAGTTCGCGGTGCTGCTGCCGACCCTGCTGTCCCGCGGCGACGTCGAACAGATCTGCCGCAAGATCATCCAGGTCCTGTCCCGGCCCGTGTACGTCAAGGGTCATGAAATCTACATCTCGGTCAGCATCGGTGCCTGCGTCGCGCCCGACGACGGCGAGATGATCGACAGCCTGATCCGTCAGGCGGAGATCGCGATGTACCAGGCCAAGGCGCAGGGCCGCAGCCGGCTGCAGTTCTGGGAAGCCGGCATGCAGGCCCCCTATTCCGAGCGCATGCAGATCGAAGCCGACCTGCGGCGTGCGCTCGCGCGCAACGAATTCGTGCTGTTCTACCAGCCGCAGGTCGACACCGTGAGCGGCGAGGTGCGCGGTTTCGAGGCGCTGCTGCGCTGGTGGCACCCGCAGCGCGGCTTCCTGAGCCCGGCCGAGTTCATTCCGGTCGCCGAAGAATCCGGCGTCATCGTGCCGATCGGGGACTGGGTGTTGCGCGAAGCGAGCGCCCAGATGGCCGAATGGCGCCGCGCCGGGCTGCCGCAGGTGCGCCTGTCGGTCAACATCTCGGCGCGCCAGCTCGAGAGCCCCGACTTCGTCGAGAGCGTCATGCGTGCCGTACAGGTCCATGCACTCGACGGCCAGCAGATCGAACTCGAAATCACCGAGAGCCTGCTGATGCGCGACTTCGAGGCCAACGCGATCAAGCTCGGGCGCCTGTCGGCGTCGGGCATAAGGCTTGCGATCGATGACTTCGGAACCGGCTACAGCTCGTTCAAGTACCTCTCTCGCTTCCCGATCCATACGCTCAAGATCGATCAGTCCTTTATCCAGGAGCTCGAGCGCGAGGAGAACCTCTCGATCGTCAACGCGATGGTCGCGATGGGCCGAGGCATGAATCTCAACGTCGTCGCCGAGGGGGTCGAGACGCAGTCGCAACTGGCCTGCCTGCAGCAGATGCAGTGTCACGAGATGCAGGGCCACTACTACAGCGTGCCGATGTCTGGCCACGATGCCACCGCACTGCTCGGCCGGCATACGCGTGGCTTTGTCGAGGCGGCCGGTTGA
- a CDS encoding D-alanyl-D-alanine carboxypeptidase family protein: MKALVSGLILLCIHTGAAALEPQASLRWSERLEAQPDAEPVVDYAPMPELSAQSVLVYDQASGQPLLAKNATMQTPIASITKLMTAMLVIDADQPLDERITITSADRDTLKGTGSRLAIGSSYTRGQLLHLALIASDNRAAHALGRSYPGGIDRFVSTMNRTARALGMHDTVYVEPTGLSSGNRSTAQDLAKLVDFAYQNFSEIRNISTTGYYTLGTQRVVVKKKRKKARVLYRPVAFNNTNRLTRMDDWVIGLSKTGFINEAGHCLVMQAQIAERDVIIVLLDATGTNRRAGDAARIKAWLESMGTSRSADNRYSAASRT; encoded by the coding sequence ATGAAAGCCCTTGTCTCCGGATTGATCCTGTTGTGCATCCATACCGGCGCCGCCGCGCTCGAGCCGCAGGCGTCGCTGCGCTGGAGCGAGCGTCTGGAGGCGCAGCCGGACGCCGAGCCCGTCGTCGACTACGCTCCGATGCCGGAGCTCAGCGCGCAGTCCGTCCTCGTGTACGACCAGGCGAGCGGACAACCGCTGCTCGCGAAGAACGCGACGATGCAGACGCCGATCGCCTCGATCACCAAACTCATGACCGCGATGCTGGTCATCGATGCCGACCAGCCGCTCGATGAACGGATCACGATCACCTCCGCCGACCGCGACACGCTCAAGGGCACGGGCTCCCGGCTCGCGATCGGATCGAGCTACACGCGCGGCCAGTTGCTGCATCTCGCGCTGATCGCGTCGGACAACCGCGCGGCGCATGCGCTCGGCCGCAGCTACCCGGGCGGGATCGACCGCTTCGTCAGCACGATGAACCGCACCGCGCGTGCGCTCGGCATGCACGACACCGTCTATGTCGAGCCGACCGGCCTGTCGAGCGGCAACCGTTCGACCGCGCAGGATCTCGCGAAGCTCGTCGACTTCGCGTATCAGAACTTCTCGGAAATCCGCAATATCAGCACGACCGGCTACTACACGCTTGGCACCCAGCGCGTGGTCGTCAAGAAGAAGCGCAAGAAGGCTCGCGTGCTCTACCGTCCGGTCGCCTTCAACAACACCAACCGCCTGACGCGGATGGACGATTGGGTGATCGGTTTGTCGAAAACCGGTTTCATCAACGAGGCCGGGCACTGCCTCGTCATGCAGGCGCAGATCGCCGAGCGCGACGTCATCATCGTGCTCCTCGACGCCACCGGGACGAATCGCCGCGCGGGCGACGCCGCCCGCATCAAGGCCTGGCTCGAATCGATGGGCACGTCGCGCAGCGCCGACAACCGCTACTCCGCCGCGTCACGCACCTGA
- a CDS encoding sensor histidine kinase: MGDDSNKLLQKSQLTTLPCAPGIVAEALGHLSSGDAAALAACVRFDPVLLLRLRALPELFEPQHQDLLRGVLLAAPVAAGVAQGPYGAAWRQSLAVAHLARALAGRCAGADADAAWLAGVAHNLADYPAADACSAAQVAAWVDDPDAAPWLADALRYHAEPLARGRAAHPLLRVVQLAFQLVTRPDALDSVDVRAALAALPLGAAEGGQLLADARLQAGQHAERFGLAGTQDPPSGEALERLARLYAAQAAHAALHEYFREARDAAQVFAHCSHAFGALFGIERAAVFAVAEGAVLRPAALLPAPAALDALAVPVDDGHSTLSRAIAGQAPQSFEGGDAAALVDVQIARVLGVSSFVCQPLVLPDGRSAVLLAGDPVPGIAGAPLWRFLLAELATALQPVSVALAAGAIVPEPAADAISRDRVRRAIHEVANPLTIMRNYVNLLSDRLGADSSVQRDLGIIGDEIERVARIVRGITLAEEHPVPSAPLEAVSVNSVVSELVRMALGTLFTPNKVNVQIDLNPNLPPLPLQKDLLKQVLFNLAKNAVEAMQAGGQLKFTTRLARANEQSVIEIEVADTGPGLPAAVAARLFEPVVSEKGGDHAGLGLAISRNLVERMNGQLSCTSTPQGSHFLIRLPALQGGQVPLTTTRYGSM; the protein is encoded by the coding sequence ATGGGGGACGATTCGAATAAATTACTGCAGAAGTCGCAGCTAACGACGCTGCCGTGCGCGCCTGGCATCGTTGCCGAGGCGCTCGGGCATCTGTCGAGCGGCGACGCGGCCGCGCTCGCGGCCTGTGTTCGCTTCGATCCTGTGTTGCTGCTCCGCCTGCGCGCGCTCCCCGAGTTGTTCGAGCCGCAGCACCAGGACCTGCTGCGCGGCGTGTTGCTTGCGGCGCCGGTCGCGGCCGGCGTCGCGCAAGGTCCATACGGCGCCGCCTGGCGCCAGTCGCTTGCGGTCGCGCATCTGGCGCGCGCGCTCGCCGGGCGCTGTGCCGGCGCGGATGCTGATGCCGCCTGGCTTGCGGGCGTCGCGCACAATCTTGCCGATTACCCGGCCGCCGATGCCTGCTCCGCGGCGCAGGTCGCAGCCTGGGTCGACGACCCCGACGCCGCCCCCTGGCTCGCCGATGCCCTGCGTTACCACGCCGAGCCGCTGGCCCGCGGGCGGGCGGCCCATCCGTTGCTGCGCGTCGTCCAGCTTGCCTTCCAGCTGGTCACCCGCCCGGACGCGCTTGACAGTGTCGATGTGCGCGCTGCCCTCGCTGCGCTGCCGCTGGGCGCCGCCGAAGGGGGGCAATTGCTCGCCGATGCGCGGCTGCAGGCAGGCCAGCACGCCGAGCGCTTTGGCCTCGCCGGGACGCAGGACCCGCCGTCAGGCGAGGCGCTCGAACGCCTCGCCCGGCTTTACGCGGCGCAAGCCGCGCACGCGGCGCTGCATGAATACTTTCGCGAGGCGCGCGACGCTGCGCAGGTGTTCGCCCACTGCAGCCACGCGTTCGGCGCCTTGTTCGGCATCGAGCGGGCAGCCGTTTTCGCGGTCGCTGAAGGCGCTGTCTTGCGTCCGGCGGCGCTGCTGCCCGCGCCGGCAGCGCTCGACGCGCTCGCCGTTCCGGTCGACGACGGGCATTCGACGCTGTCGCGTGCGATCGCGGGGCAGGCGCCCCAATCCTTCGAAGGCGGCGACGCGGCGGCGCTGGTCGACGTGCAGATCGCGCGCGTGCTGGGGGTTTCGAGTTTCGTTTGCCAGCCGCTCGTTTTGCCCGACGGGCGCAGCGCGGTGCTGCTCGCCGGCGATCCGGTTCCCGGGATCGCCGGCGCGCCGCTCTGGCGCTTCCTGCTCGCGGAACTCGCGACGGCGCTGCAGCCGGTGAGTGTCGCGTTGGCGGCCGGCGCGATCGTGCCCGAGCCGGCGGCGGACGCCATCTCCCGCGACCGCGTGCGGCGTGCGATCCATGAGGTGGCGAACCCGCTGACGATCATGCGCAACTACGTCAACCTGCTGTCCGACCGTCTCGGGGCGGATTCGTCGGTGCAGCGCGACCTCGGCATCATCGGGGACGAGATCGAGCGCGTGGCGCGCATCGTTCGGGGCATCACGCTCGCCGAGGAACATCCTGTGCCGAGCGCGCCGCTCGAAGCGGTGTCGGTCAACAGCGTCGTGTCCGAACTCGTGCGCATGGCGCTCGGCACACTCTTCACACCGAACAAGGTCAACGTGCAGATCGATCTTAATCCCAACCTGCCGCCGCTGCCGCTGCAGAAGGATCTGCTGAAGCAGGTCCTGTTCAACCTCGCGAAGAACGCGGTCGAAGCGATGCAGGCCGGCGGACAACTGAAATTCACGACCCGGCTCGCCCGCGCCAACGAGCAGTCCGTCATCGAGATCGAGGTCGCCGACACCGGCCCGGGTTTGCCGGCCGCCGTGGCGGCGCGTCTGTTCGAGCCCGTCGTCAGCGAAAAGGGCGGCGACCATGCCGGCCTCGGTCTGGCGATCAGCCGCAATCTGGTCGAACGCATGAACGGGCAGCTCAGCTGCACCAGTACGCCGCAAGGCAGCCATTTTCTGATCCGCCTGCCTGCGCTGCAAGGCGGTCAGGTGCCCCTCACGACAACACGCTACGGGTCGATGTAA
- a CDS encoding DUF4212 domain-containing protein, translating to MSQPQNFDPQAYWRATLRLLVATLVIWFVVSFGAGILFRDALDTVRIGGYPLGFWFAQQGSIFIFVGLIFWYAKRMDKIDREHDVHEE from the coding sequence ATGTCCCAGCCACAAAATTTCGATCCCCAGGCGTACTGGCGCGCGACCTTGCGCCTGCTCGTCGCAACCCTGGTCATCTGGTTCGTCGTTTCTTTCGGGGCAGGCATCCTGTTCCGCGATGCGCTCGACACGGTCCGCATCGGCGGTTATCCGCTGGGCTTCTGGTTCGCCCAGCAGGGGTCCATTTTCATCTTCGTCGGTCTGATCTTCTGGTATGCCAAGCGCATGGACAAGATCGACCGTGAGCACGACGTCCACGAAGAATAA